From the Cyanobacteria bacterium GSL.Bin1 genome, one window contains:
- the petC gene encoding cytochrome b6-f complex iron-sulfur subunit, with protein MDHPNRLPLDNSVPSVSRRQLLNFFTGAVVASTAGAALYPVLKSFTPPSVGNGNKGIIAKDKMGHPIPASQILSQPVGTRALVAGLAGEPTYLTVQENQTLGDRGIVDNCTHLGCTFPWNENAQQFQCPCHGSRFAPDGSVERGPADRPLKLVHVAVKDDQIWIFPWTETDPRTGETPWWV; from the coding sequence ATGGATCATCCCAATCGCTTACCATTGGACAATTCTGTCCCTTCAGTTTCTCGACGACAGCTACTCAACTTTTTTACGGGTGCGGTTGTAGCGAGTACCGCTGGGGCTGCCCTTTATCCGGTGCTCAAATCCTTTACGCCTCCTTCAGTAGGAAATGGAAACAAGGGCATCATCGCTAAAGACAAAATGGGGCATCCCATACCAGCCAGTCAGATTTTAAGTCAACCGGTAGGAACCCGCGCCCTGGTTGCTGGATTAGCCGGAGAACCCACCTATTTAACCGTACAAGAAAATCAAACCCTTGGCGATAGGGGAATTGTTGATAATTGTACGCACTTGGGTTGTACATTTCCCTGGAATGAAAATGCCCAACAGTTCCAATGCCCTTGTCATGGTTCTCGCTTCGCCCCAGATGGTTCTGTAGAAAGGGGTCCAGCGGATCGTCCTTTGAAGTTAGTTCATGTTGCGGTTAAAGATGACCAGATTTGGATTTTCCCTTGGACAGAAACTGATCCCCGTACTGGAGAAACCCCTTGGTGGGTTTAG
- a CDS encoding NAD-dependent epimerase/dehydratase family protein produces the protein MKALVTGANGFTGSHLVRALEKRGDEVVGLVRPTSDLSRLAASQVRLVKGDICDRAILEKAMSGVDVVFHVAAYVELGVVNAQAMARVNIEGTQAVMETAQAQGVSKIVYCSTIGVLGDTQGQVVDETFTRQQTGFSSAYDWTKYEAQNLVDQMAEQGLPVVSVLPSGIFGGDDPHFGQIVKLFRSGNLKFWPGRDRPTGIVHVDDLVTAMLNAVAIGHSGEHYIISAGELTIGEMFDFLSEKTGIATPKEAPQWLIRLLGSLLTPIGHFLNWQPPLSRERVHYIYDRCVRVDASKARKELNWEPRPVEAILTELLRVA, from the coding sequence ATGAAAGCGTTAGTAACAGGGGCAAATGGATTTACCGGTTCTCACCTAGTACGGGCCTTAGAAAAAAGGGGGGATGAAGTGGTGGGCTTGGTGCGTCCCACCAGTGATTTATCCCGACTGGCAGCGTCGCAAGTCAGATTGGTCAAAGGAGACATCTGCGATCGCGCAATTTTAGAAAAAGCAATGTCCGGGGTGGATGTGGTGTTTCATGTGGCGGCTTATGTGGAATTAGGCGTCGTCAATGCCCAAGCTATGGCACGGGTGAATATTGAAGGCACGCAAGCAGTGATGGAAACGGCACAAGCCCAAGGGGTGTCAAAAATTGTCTATTGCAGCACCATTGGCGTTCTCGGAGATACGCAAGGGCAAGTGGTTGATGAAACGTTTACTCGACAACAAACGGGCTTCTCTTCGGCGTATGATTGGACGAAGTACGAAGCACAGAACCTCGTTGATCAAATGGCAGAACAAGGCTTACCGGTGGTTAGTGTTTTACCCTCAGGTATTTTTGGGGGAGATGATCCTCACTTTGGTCAGATTGTCAAGCTTTTTCGCAGTGGGAACTTAAAATTTTGGCCAGGGCGCGATCGGCCCACTGGCATTGTTCATGTAGACGATCTCGTAACAGCAATGCTCAACGCGGTTGCGATTGGACATTCTGGAGAACACTACATTATCTCTGCTGGTGAACTGACCATTGGCGAAATGTTCGACTTCCTGAGTGAAAAAACCGGGATTGCCACGCCCAAAGAAGCACCCCAATGGTTAATTCGTTTGTTAGGTAGTCTTCTCACCCCCATTGGACATTTCCTGAATTGGCAACCGCCCCTGAGTCGAGAACGAGTTCATTATATTTATGACCGCTGTGTGCGCGTTGATGCCAGCAAAGCCAGAAAAGAATTAAATTGGGAACCGCGCCCGGTAGAAGCTATTCTCACTGAACTCCTGCGTGTTGCCTGA
- a CDS encoding GNAT family N-acetyltransferase: MVTSQTSVTVQPVTTPAEKEQFLNLPWRVYQTDPNWVPPLKSETEKELSPENPFHQYGRFQPFIALNADQVPVGRIVAAVNERLIAKEGENIGFFGFFECIEDQGVATALFQAAETWLREQGMTQMRGPIDLSTHNNCLWLVDGFESPPQIMMPYNPPYYEELFLAHGGTIAKEAYAYHLSLEEGLGDKFERAYRIACRSGITFRPLQTKGEGFQADIAKIYELFTRLFEDSWSSTPRTEEEFMAQARSLQDLVDPDVFPIAEDNGEMIGFFMGLPDYNIALKQVNGKLNWWGILKFLWYRRQIHAGRVIVICCLPEYRRKLVPLALIQAAFQNKKSYKSAELSWVYADNLPSRRLIEETGAKIYKTYRMYEKEL, translated from the coding sequence GTGGTTACTTCCCAAACAAGCGTTACGGTACAACCGGTAACAACTCCCGCTGAAAAAGAACAATTTTTAAATCTGCCATGGCGGGTTTATCAAACCGATCCGAATTGGGTTCCTCCGCTGAAAAGTGAGACAGAAAAAGAACTCTCCCCTGAAAATCCCTTTCACCAATATGGTCGCTTTCAACCTTTTATTGCTCTCAATGCTGATCAGGTGCCTGTGGGACGGATTGTGGCGGCAGTCAATGAGCGTTTAATTGCCAAAGAAGGAGAAAATATTGGCTTTTTTGGTTTCTTTGAGTGCATTGAAGACCAAGGGGTTGCCACCGCTTTATTTCAGGCGGCAGAAACTTGGTTGCGAGAACAGGGGATGACCCAAATGCGCGGTCCCATTGATTTATCCACTCACAATAATTGCTTATGGCTGGTGGATGGCTTTGAGTCTCCTCCCCAAATTATGATGCCCTATAACCCGCCGTATTATGAAGAATTGTTCCTAGCCCACGGTGGAACCATTGCCAAAGAAGCTTATGCGTATCACCTTTCTCTGGAGGAAGGGCTAGGTGATAAATTTGAGAGAGCCTACCGCATTGCCTGTCGTTCGGGAATAACCTTTCGTCCCTTGCAGACCAAAGGAGAAGGGTTTCAAGCCGATATTGCGAAGATTTATGAGCTGTTTACGCGCTTGTTTGAAGACAGTTGGAGTTCGACGCCGCGCACGGAAGAAGAGTTTATGGCGCAAGCGCGATCGCTGCAAGATTTAGTGGATCCCGATGTTTTTCCCATTGCTGAGGATAATGGTGAAATGATCGGCTTTTTTATGGGACTCCCGGACTATAACATTGCGCTCAAACAGGTGAATGGCAAACTCAACTGGTGGGGCATTCTTAAGTTTCTCTGGTATCGCCGGCAAATCCACGCTGGACGCGTCATTGTCATTTGTTGCCTCCCAGAATACCGCCGGAAGTTGGTGCCTCTGGCTTTGATTCAGGCGGCGTTTCAAAACAAAAAGTCCTACAAAAGTGCGGAACTCTCTTGGGTGTATGCTGATAATTTGCCGTCCCGTCGTTTAATTGAAGAAACCGGCGCCAAGATTTATAAAACGTATCGAATGTACGAGAAAGAACTATGA
- a CDS encoding aminotransferase class I/II-fold pyridoxal phosphate-dependent enzyme has product MQTVKEYVQRWYQSGLAPDEYICHSKQGNFVEIEHPKDGTRQTVLTFCTNDVLGLVQNSAVKEAAINAIHHYGTSNSSCSVLSGRIDLHRELEEEISAFKGLPHTQLFLNAWMATQALADAFCHLAIPVPGFEHTRETLIMTDVLNHGCIVSAVVNANTRSGKVFGHSPKVRVKAYRHCDTQDLARKLKRYARPDDRILVVTDTVFSMDGDIAPLPEMIEVLSNYEGSVLFLDEAHGSGAIGATGHGIFEHFQMTPRDAIARGVIPLVMTTFSKFAASAGAAISSHVPELIPLLNVSPTSIGTISLPPPTTAAALESIRQVRSNPQLVQKLQYNTHYLRSRLKEAGFEAIGETNVIPVLLPPEINPKHFGRTLLADHNIWVSPIWFIAKPRLRITANALHTEAEMDQLVSAMVQTRDLVYQPVISA; this is encoded by the coding sequence GTGCAAACTGTTAAAGAATATGTCCAGCGCTGGTACCAGAGTGGGCTTGCTCCCGATGAATACATCTGCCATAGTAAACAAGGAAACTTTGTCGAGATTGAGCACCCAAAAGATGGCACGCGACAAACTGTTCTGACTTTCTGTACCAATGATGTCTTAGGCTTAGTCCAAAATTCGGCGGTTAAAGAAGCAGCGATCAATGCGATTCATCATTATGGAACTTCCAATAGTTCCTGTTCTGTACTGAGTGGGCGCATTGATTTACATCGGGAACTCGAAGAGGAAATTTCCGCATTTAAAGGGTTACCTCATACCCAGTTGTTCTTAAATGCTTGGATGGCAACGCAAGCATTAGCCGATGCCTTTTGTCATCTTGCTATTCCTGTTCCCGGATTTGAGCATACTAGAGAAACCCTGATTATGACTGATGTGCTCAATCATGGTTGTATTGTGTCAGCAGTTGTTAACGCTAATACCCGTTCCGGTAAAGTATTTGGTCATAGCCCAAAAGTCCGTGTCAAAGCCTATCGACATTGTGATACTCAAGATCTCGCCCGGAAGTTAAAACGATATGCTCGTCCCGATGATCGGATTCTCGTGGTGACTGATACCGTTTTTTCCATGGATGGAGATATTGCCCCCTTACCCGAAATGATTGAAGTGCTGTCTAATTATGAAGGCAGTGTTTTATTTTTAGATGAAGCCCATGGGAGTGGGGCAATTGGCGCAACTGGGCATGGGATATTTGAACATTTCCAAATGACGCCCCGAGACGCGATCGCGCGAGGCGTCATCCCTTTAGTAATGACGACCTTTTCTAAATTTGCTGCCTCAGCCGGTGCTGCCATTAGTTCTCATGTTCCGGAGTTAATCCCCTTATTAAATGTGTCGCCAACCTCCATTGGGACAATTTCACTACCGCCACCGACCACTGCTGCTGCCCTAGAAAGTATCCGTCAAGTGCGTAGTAATCCACAACTGGTACAAAAATTACAATACAATACCCACTATCTGCGATCGCGTTTGAAAGAAGCCGGATTTGAAGCTATTGGCGAAACGAATGTGATTCCTGTCCTCTTGCCGCCGGAAATTAATCCTAAGCACTTTGGACGCACCCTCTTGGCTGATCATAATATTTGGGTTTCTCCGATTTGGTTTATTGCCAAACCCCGACTCCGCATTACCGCCAATGCCTTGCATACGGAAGCAGAAATGGATCAACTGGTTTCAGCAATGGTGCAAACCCGCGATCTAGTTTACCAACCGGTCATTAGTGCTTAA
- a CDS encoding SDR family NAD(P)-dependent oxidoreductase, producing the protein MVNYLITGANRGIGLEYCKQLKAKGETVIAVCREPSEELKSLGGQIESGIDVTSDDSVTELVKRLQGTTIDVLINNAGIIEANSLDDLDFESLERQFRVNAVAPLRVTKALLPMIPQGGKIILMTSRMGSIEDNTSGGFYGYRMSKTALSMAGKSLAEDLKPRQIAVGILHPGMVQTRMTGFSGITPTESVEGLLKRIEELNLENSGTFWHAKGEVLPW; encoded by the coding sequence ATGGTAAATTATCTCATCACAGGAGCCAATCGTGGCATTGGCCTAGAATACTGCAAGCAGCTAAAAGCAAAAGGAGAAACAGTGATTGCGGTTTGTCGCGAACCGAGTGAAGAATTGAAAAGTTTGGGGGGACAAATTGAATCAGGAATTGATGTTACCTCTGATGATTCGGTGACAGAACTTGTCAAACGCCTCCAAGGAACGACCATTGATGTCTTAATTAATAATGCCGGAATTATCGAAGCGAATTCCTTAGATGATTTGGACTTTGAGAGTTTAGAACGCCAATTCCGGGTCAATGCAGTGGCACCGTTGCGGGTCACGAAGGCCCTTTTACCGATGATTCCTCAAGGTGGGAAAATTATTTTAATGACCAGTCGCATGGGGTCAATTGAGGATAATACTTCTGGTGGTTTTTATGGCTATCGTATGTCAAAAACAGCGCTCAGTATGGCAGGGAAATCCTTAGCAGAAGATTTAAAGCCACGCCAAATTGCTGTTGGGATTCTCCACCCAGGAATGGTGCAAACTCGCATGACCGGTTTCTCTGGCATTACACCTACCGAATCAGTGGAAGGATTATTAAAACGGATCGAAGAACTCAATTTAGAAAATTCTGGGACGTTTTGGCACGCGAAAGGAGAAGTGCTGCCTTGGTAA
- the sir gene encoding sulfite reductase, ferredoxin dependent, with the protein MVASKAKKASKPSKLEGIKENSNFLREPLATELLEDTTHFSQDAVQILKFHGSYQQDNRDNRQKGQEKDYQFMLRTRNPGGFIPPELYLTLDDLATEYGNQTLRVTTRQGFQLHGILKKNLKETISRIVRNMGSTLGACGDLNRNVMAPPAPFKDRKEYQYAWEYADQIADLLRPQTEAYYEIWLDGEKFLSVEEAPEVQAARERNGNGTIFHEGEEPIYGKHYMPRKFKCCVTVPGDNSIDVYTHDVSLIVITDEQGELQGFNVLAGGGMGRTHNKEETFARMSDPICYVDKADVYDLLKAIVATQRDYGDRVQRRHARMKYLLYDWGVEKFRSKLEEYYGKPLKPYQDLPPFEYKDFLGWHEQGDGKLFFGLSVENGRVKDEGKFRLKTALRKVVEQYEVPMRLTANHDVILYEIKPEDQGAIEKILSDHGLITDPKDLDHLLRYSMACPALPTCGLAITESERALPSILDRVRSVLKKLGMAEQDLVVRMTGCPNGCARPYMAELGFVGSAPKAYQLWLGGTPNQTALARPYMERMPIDELESYIEPMLAFYKDKRQKEESFGEFCNRVGFEAIEHYVNRYEFKPIKTPSAGGKGRRHRISVYEGLHERLKAAAEKRGTSMTQLVSEALEKYLDE; encoded by the coding sequence ATGGTAGCATCTAAAGCAAAGAAAGCCTCTAAACCCTCGAAATTAGAAGGAATTAAAGAAAATAGCAATTTCTTACGGGAACCCCTCGCCACAGAACTGTTAGAAGACACCACTCACTTCAGTCAAGATGCGGTTCAAATCTTGAAATTTCATGGGTCTTACCAGCAAGACAACCGCGATAATCGCCAGAAAGGGCAAGAAAAAGACTATCAGTTCATGCTGCGGACGCGGAACCCAGGAGGCTTCATTCCGCCAGAACTCTATTTGACCCTTGATGACCTTGCCACTGAATACGGGAACCAAACCCTCCGCGTGACCACCCGTCAAGGTTTCCAGCTTCACGGCATTCTGAAGAAAAACCTGAAAGAAACCATTAGCCGCATTGTCCGCAATATGGGGTCAACCCTCGGAGCCTGTGGTGACTTAAATCGTAACGTAATGGCTCCGCCAGCTCCCTTTAAAGATCGTAAAGAATACCAATATGCCTGGGAGTATGCGGATCAGATTGCCGATCTCCTGCGTCCGCAAACGGAAGCCTATTATGAAATTTGGCTCGATGGGGAAAAATTCCTCAGTGTCGAAGAAGCGCCGGAAGTGCAAGCGGCGCGAGAACGCAATGGTAACGGCACAATTTTCCACGAAGGGGAAGAACCGATTTATGGGAAACATTATATGCCCCGCAAGTTTAAGTGCTGTGTGACGGTACCGGGGGATAACTCGATTGATGTGTATACCCATGATGTCAGTTTGATTGTAATAACTGACGAACAAGGAGAACTCCAAGGGTTTAATGTTCTCGCCGGTGGGGGAATGGGACGCACCCATAATAAAGAAGAAACCTTTGCCCGGATGTCAGATCCCATTTGTTATGTGGATAAAGCGGATGTGTATGATCTGCTAAAAGCAATTGTTGCCACCCAAAGAGATTACGGCGATCGCGTGCAGCGTCGTCATGCCAGAATGAAGTATCTCCTCTATGATTGGGGCGTCGAGAAGTTCCGATCCAAGTTAGAAGAATACTATGGGAAACCCCTGAAACCCTATCAAGATCTGCCGCCTTTTGAGTATAAAGATTTTCTCGGTTGGCACGAACAAGGAGATGGCAAACTCTTCTTTGGCTTATCTGTGGAAAATGGTCGCGTCAAAGATGAAGGCAAATTCCGCTTAAAAACTGCCCTGCGCAAAGTAGTGGAACAATATGAAGTTCCCATGCGCTTAACGGCAAACCATGATGTGATTCTGTATGAGATTAAGCCGGAAGATCAAGGCGCGATCGAAAAAATCCTGAGTGATCATGGCTTAATTACCGATCCAAAAGATTTGGATCATCTCCTCCGCTATTCTATGGCGTGTCCCGCCCTCCCCACTTGTGGCTTAGCGATTACCGAATCGGAACGAGCCTTACCGAGTATTTTAGACCGGGTTCGTAGTGTCTTGAAAAAACTGGGAATGGCAGAACAAGACCTTGTTGTCCGGATGACCGGATGTCCCAATGGTTGCGCCCGCCCTTATATGGCAGAATTAGGCTTTGTTGGGAGTGCCCCGAAAGCCTATCAACTCTGGTTAGGAGGAACACCCAACCAAACGGCACTTGCTCGTCCTTATATGGAACGGATGCCCATTGATGAGTTAGAAAGCTATATTGAGCCGATGTTGGCGTTTTACAAAGACAAACGTCAGAAAGAAGAAAGTTTTGGCGAGTTTTGCAATCGGGTTGGCTTTGAAGCCATTGAACACTATGTCAATCGCTATGAGTTCAAACCGATCAAAACGCCTAGTGCGGGTGGAAAAGGTCGCCGTCATCGCATCAGCGTTTATGAAGGACTCCACGAACGCCTGAAAGCAGCGGCGGAAAAACGAGGAACGAGCATGACGCAGCTTGTATCAGAGGCACTAGAAAAATATCTGGATGAGTAG
- a CDS encoding shikimate kinase encodes MKGADRRPLAESIAEAKTFIETNESWLIEGCYADILEPLLPYCKKLIFLNPGVESCVSHCKARPWEPEKFESKEAQDKNLENLIQWVRSYNIRDDEYGLKRHRALYDAFSGEKYEFNHPSDYVTVEPNLVGIRQF; translated from the coding sequence ATGAAAGGCGCTGATCGGCGTCCCCTTGCAGAGAGCATCGCCGAAGCAAAAACATTCATAGAAACTAATGAAAGCTGGCTTATTGAAGGCTGCTATGCTGATATTCTTGAGCCGTTGCTACCCTACTGCAAGAAATTAATTTTCCTTAACCCCGGTGTGGAAAGTTGCGTCTCCCACTGCAAAGCAAGACCTTGGGAACCAGAAAAATTCGAGTCGAAAGAGGCTCAAGACAAAAATTTGGAAAATCTGATTCAGTGGGTTCGCTCATACAATATTCGTGATGATGAGTATGGTTTGAAGCGTCATAGAGCCCTCTACGACGCATTTTCAGGTGAGAAGTACGAGTTTAATCATCCATCGGATTACGTTACGGTCGAACCAAACCTTGTAGGAATCCGTCAGTTTTGA
- a CDS encoding Uma2 family endonuclease → MNQIISPIRWTIHDLDALPENEGIRREIIDGELFVTRAPHWKHQNIITNINAALHNWSKTYSGFVIPSPGILPSKEDSVIPDLVWVSNERLAAIEDEAGHFTGFPELVVEVLSAGERNIYRDKQAKLKLYSQGEVQEYWIVDRFRQQLEVYRQQKGQLVLVETLTATDTLTSPLFPNFSLSVSQIFA, encoded by the coding sequence ATGAATCAAATCATCAGCCCGATCCGATGGACCATCCATGACTTAGACGCACTGCCAGAAAACGAAGGGATTCGCCGGGAAATTATTGATGGAGAATTATTTGTGACTCGTGCGCCCCATTGGAAACACCAAAATATCATTACCAACATCAATGCTGCCCTTCATAATTGGTCAAAGACATACTCTGGTTTTGTCATCCCTTCCCCCGGGATTCTCCCTTCAAAAGAAGATAGCGTAATCCCTGATTTGGTTTGGGTGAGTAATGAGCGATTAGCAGCAATTGAAGACGAAGCGGGGCACTTCACGGGGTTCCCGGAACTGGTGGTGGAGGTGCTCTCGGCAGGAGAACGCAATATTTACCGCGACAAGCAAGCCAAGTTAAAACTCTATTCCCAAGGGGAGGTTCAAGAATATTGGATCGTTGACCGCTTTCGCCAACAATTAGAAGTTTATCGCCAGCAGAAGGGACAATTGGTGTTAGTGGAAACGCTAACTGCAACTGATACCTTAACTTCTCCTTTATTTCCGAATTTTTCTCTGTCTGTCTCCCAAATTTTTGCTTGA